One stretch of Schizosaccharomyces pombe strain 972h- genome assembly, chromosome: III DNA includes these proteins:
- the rpl3702 gene encoding 60S ribosomal protein eL37, producing the protein MTKGTQSFGMRHNKSHTICRRCGKRSFHIQKSTCACCGYPAAKTRSYNWGAKAKRRRTTGTGRMSYLKKVHRSFKNGFRSGKPAAAVAASA; encoded by the exons ATGACTAAGGGTACTCAATCATTCGGTATGAGACATAACAAGTCTCATACCATTTGCCGTCGTTGTGGAAAACGCTCTTTCCACATTCAAAAGAGCACCTGTGCTTGCTGTGGTTATCCCGCCGCTAAGACCCGTAGCTACAACTGGGGTGCTAAGGCcaagagaagaagaaccACTGGTACTGGCCGTATGAGCTATTTGAAGAAGGTTCATCGTAGCTTCAAAAATGGTTTCC gTTCTGGAAAGCCTGCTGCCGCTGTTGCTGCCTCTGCTTAG